In Candidatus Methanosphaera massiliense, the following are encoded in one genomic region:
- a CDS encoding DUF4013 domain-containing protein yields the protein MKVREIISDAIHFPIDDYKSWLILGALYLIATLLSMSLDYINGGIGFIFGIISMIIFIMIYGYSLDIKRNTIHGINELPKLNFTKNLVDGVKTIFVTIVYTIIPLIITLIIAYPLGLYSNTYNLINAYDANYSTLVANGTSNVDAFISVISGNSTVIPSNIVSSFMSSLMITILIGIILLIIFSIFEVIGNARLAETDSISAALNLKAVIEKINSIGWGRYLSFIILLILTSIGIGIIGGIILMIPVVGSLIEALVIQSLLLIFFARSIGLIYRNDEDQNNQFNQIEQLNQIDF from the coding sequence ATGAAAGTAAGAGAAATAATAAGTGATGCTATTCATTTTCCAATAGATGACTATAAATCGTGGCTAATCTTAGGAGCTCTATACTTAATTGCAACATTATTATCAATGTCTCTAGATTATATTAATGGTGGAATAGGTTTTATATTCGGAATAATATCCATGATAATATTCATAATGATATATGGATACTCATTAGACATTAAAAGAAATACTATTCATGGAATAAATGAATTACCAAAACTGAACTTTACAAAAAATCTGGTGGATGGAGTAAAAACTATTTTTGTAACAATAGTATATACTATCATACCACTGATTATAACACTAATAATAGCATATCCATTAGGATTATACAGTAATACATATAATTTAATCAACGCATATGATGCAAATTATTCAACATTAGTAGCTAATGGAACTAGTAACGTTGATGCATTTATAAGTGTAATATCTGGAAATTCAACAGTAATTCCATCTAATATAGTATCATCATTCATGTCAAGTTTAATGATAACTATACTCATAGGAATAATATTACTTATAATATTTAGTATATTCGAAGTAATTGGTAATGCTCGTCTAGCAGAAACAGACAGTATATCAGCAGCATTAAATCTGAAAGCTGTAATAGAAAAAATTAATAGCATTGGATGGGGAAGATATCTCTCATTTATTATACTTCTAATATTAACAAGTATTGGAATCGGTATAATTGGAGGAATAATTCTAATGATCCCGGTAGTTGGTTCTTTAATAGAAGCACTAGTAATACAATCATTATTATTAATATTCTTTGCTAGGAGTATAGGATTAATATATAGAAATGATGAAGACCAAAATAATCAATTTAATCAAATAGAACAATTAAATCAAATTGATTTCTAA
- the nudC gene encoding NAD(+) diphosphatase — MIEKSLYNNYTIDFSLEYRTVEEAYYFIFNSKRHVYLTEDKSIPLVTLDTLENFDKNFILYIGTFKNKACFVVNIDTDDELTPLPQLYDIDQEAYQMATRAILVNDWYKMHQYCGNCGTKTVLDKKDMMMLCPKCGQMHYSRIAPAIIVAINNNGKLLMAKHSYHKFHNYSLIAGFVEAGETIEEAVHREVSEEIGIKIKNLKYMRSQSWPFPNSLMLGFTADYDSGEINVDGNEILKAKWFDKDEIDKPTSDISISSWLINNFIETH; from the coding sequence ATGATAGAGAAATCACTTTATAATAATTATACTATTGATTTTAGTTTAGAATATAGGACCGTGGAAGAAGCATACTATTTTATCTTTAATTCAAAACGACATGTTTATTTAACAGAAGATAAAAGTATTCCATTAGTTACTCTGGATACTTTAGAAAATTTTGATAAGAATTTTATTTTATACATAGGCACCTTCAAAAATAAGGCATGTTTTGTAGTTAATATAGATACCGACGATGAATTAACACCATTACCACAATTATATGATATTGATCAAGAAGCATATCAGATGGCAACAAGAGCAATATTAGTAAATGACTGGTATAAAATGCATCAATACTGTGGAAATTGTGGTACAAAAACAGTACTAGATAAGAAAGACATGATGATGTTATGTCCTAAATGTGGACAAATGCATTATTCAAGAATAGCACCAGCAATCATAGTAGCTATAAACAATAATGGAAAACTATTAATGGCAAAACATAGTTATCATAAATTTCATAATTATTCCTTAATTGCTGGATTTGTAGAAGCTGGAGAAACTATTGAAGAAGCTGTTCATAGAGAAGTATCCGAGGAAATAGGTATCAAAATAAAAAATCTGAAATATATGAGAAGTCAATCATGGCCATTTCCAAACTCATTAATGTTAGGATTCACTGCTGATTATGATTCAGGTGAAATAAATGTTGATGGAAATGAGATACTAAAGGCTAAATGGTTTGATAAAGATGAAATTGACAAGCCAACATCTGATATAAGTATTTCTTCATGGTTAATTAATAACTTCATTGAAACACATTAA
- a CDS encoding GNAT family N-acetyltransferase, translated as MKTDIIELNEDLMKEFDVEEFIFDMIKKCYHMEYVPQYHYDIINLEDYYVTPEKNTLFVAIDTDKRKIIATAAVREYDKDYHIKGKHYTPQTTASIYRVFVHPDYRRSKLATKMVKKIEEFCIREGYHEIYLHTQKDSIGALPFWLNNNYEITEVTNDSFGTIHMEKCLI; from the coding sequence ATGAAAACAGACATCATAGAATTAAATGAAGATTTAATGAAAGAATTTGATGTAGAAGAATTTATTTTTGATATGATAAAAAAATGTTATCATATGGAGTATGTACCACAATACCACTATGATATAATAAATCTGGAAGACTACTACGTAACTCCAGAAAAAAACACATTATTTGTAGCAATAGATACAGATAAACGAAAAATAATAGCAACCGCGGCAGTAAGAGAATATGATAAAGACTATCATATTAAAGGTAAACATTATACACCTCAAACGACAGCAAGTATATACAGAGTATTTGTACATCCAGATTACAGAAGATCTAAACTAGCAACAAAAATGGTTAAGAAAATTGAAGAATTCTGTATACGTGAAGGATATCATGAAATATATTTACACACCCAGAAAGATAGTATAGGAGCTTTACCATTTTGGCTAAATAATAATTATGAAATAACAGAAGTAACAAATGATTCCTTTGGAACAATACACATGGAAAAATGTTTAATTTAA
- a CDS encoding heavy metal translocating P-type ATPase, which produces MNEKIKEYKYDITRITISAIALILSFINIKIYSIDLSWIAILLCAIPIIYNSILALIYEHDIKADILISIAIIASIFTGEIFAAGEIAVIMEIGGLLEEITVSTTQLRIEKLIELQPTTATIINKNNEEKINALNLKENNIIKIRPGEIVPADGIIIKGISTIDQSIITGESIPVDKTINDEVYAGIINNQGTLIVKVTKDGKENSLQKLIKMIEDINTDDSKIVRQADKWANYIVVMSLTIAILTYIFTGRITNAVTVLVVFCPCALILATPTAIVAAIGNLSKYGILLKNAEKLESIHTIEHIIFDKTGTITTGIPKVTEEVTLLNDTEEFLKITASLESYSEHPLAKTIVNHYHEKYPDKELYEVDDFNMEISMGISGNINNKPCIVGNEKLFKKHNIKIPIIKDIDKNQILSSTITYTYYDNQFLGILLIQDTPRENVKYTMNNLKSNGYDPILLTGDNENVAKYIASPVGINTVESNCIPETKLNYVEKIQDNGEQVLMVGDGVNDVLAMSKSDVGIAMGDVGSDITISSAGAVFINDEIKFLPYLLHISKKTLKTINRGISFAMTLNIIAVIFGIIGILTPITGALVHNVGSVIVIIFAALIFKEKPDKFLSNNLERI; this is translated from the coding sequence ATGAATGAAAAAATAAAAGAATATAAATATGATATAACAAGAATAACAATCTCAGCAATAGCATTGATACTCAGCTTCATAAATATAAAAATATACAGCATTGATCTATCTTGGATAGCCATATTACTATGTGCAATACCAATAATATACAATTCAATATTAGCTCTAATATATGAACATGACATCAAAGCAGACATATTAATATCAATTGCAATAATAGCATCAATCTTCACAGGTGAAATATTTGCAGCTGGGGAAATAGCAGTGATAATGGAAATAGGTGGATTACTAGAAGAAATAACAGTATCCACAACACAATTACGAATAGAAAAACTAATAGAATTACAGCCAACTACCGCAACAATAATTAATAAAAATAATGAAGAAAAAATAAACGCATTAAATTTAAAAGAAAACAACATAATAAAAATACGTCCAGGAGAAATAGTACCAGCAGATGGTATAATAATAAAAGGTATAAGTACAATAGACCAATCAATAATTACAGGAGAATCAATACCAGTTGACAAAACAATCAATGATGAAGTATACGCAGGAATAATCAACAACCAGGGAACACTAATTGTAAAAGTAACCAAAGATGGAAAAGAAAACTCACTTCAAAAATTAATTAAAATGATTGAAGACATAAACACAGACGACAGTAAAATAGTAAGACAAGCAGATAAATGGGCAAATTATATAGTAGTAATGTCATTAACCATAGCAATATTAACATACATATTCACAGGAAGAATAACAAACGCTGTAACAGTACTTGTAGTATTCTGTCCATGTGCATTAATACTTGCAACACCAACAGCAATAGTAGCAGCAATAGGTAATCTTTCAAAATATGGAATATTACTGAAAAATGCTGAAAAACTAGAATCAATTCATACAATAGAACATATAATATTCGATAAAACAGGAACCATAACAACAGGAATACCTAAAGTAACAGAAGAAGTAACATTATTAAATGATACAGAAGAATTTTTAAAAATTACAGCATCACTAGAATCATACTCAGAGCATCCTTTAGCAAAAACAATAGTAAATCATTATCATGAAAAATATCCAGACAAAGAATTATATGAAGTAGATGATTTCAACATGGAAATATCTATGGGAATTAGTGGAAATATTAACAATAAGCCTTGCATAGTAGGAAATGAAAAATTATTCAAAAAACATAATATTAAAATTCCAATCATAAAAGATATTGATAAAAATCAGATATTAAGTTCAACCATTACATATACATACTATGATAATCAATTCTTAGGAATACTATTAATTCAAGACACACCACGTGAAAATGTAAAATATACAATGAATAACTTAAAATCTAATGGATATGATCCAATTTTATTAACTGGAGATAATGAAAATGTTGCTAAATATATTGCTAGTCCAGTTGGTATTAATACAGTAGAATCCAATTGTATTCCTGAAACAAAACTAAATTATGTAGAAAAAATACAGGACAATGGTGAACAAGTTTTAATGGTGGGTGATGGTGTAAATGATGTACTTGCAATGAGTAAATCAGACGTTGGAATTGCAATGGGTGATGTTGGCAGTGATATAACCATTAGTTCTGCGGGTGCTGTATTCATTAATGATGAAATAAAATTTTTACCCTACTTATTACACATTTCTAAGAAAACATTAAAAACAATAAACAGAGGAATATCATTTGCAATGACATTAAATATTATTGCTGTAATATTTGGAATTATAGGAATATTAACTCCAATTACAGGAGCATTAGTACATAATGTTGGTTCTGTGATTGTAATTATATTTGCTGCTTTAATATTTAAAGAAAAACCTGATAAATTTTTATCAAATAATTTAGAAAGAATATAG